The window CAATTTTCGACAAAAAATCGACAATGTACTGTGTGGtgcaaaaagttttttttttcgtgttGTACAAGGAaatgatttgaatttgtgCTTCAGCgtgaaaaaagtcaaaaaatcaTGTTCTACAGTGCTATTTTCCCCATAATAAAtgttgagttttaatttttgacTGCCTTTCACGAATAATGCAGATAGGGATATGAAccttcattcaaatattatcATTCAATAAATGTAAATACTAGATGATCATGCATAACACGAGTAATCATACTAGTATTTTGTATAGGTTTAGGATCTGGAATTTCTTGCAGCATATCATGTATATGAGGTTTTGActctatataaaattttacatgtaaaaaaaaacaatgtaGCGCAATGATACACACAAGTTCGATTCTTATTATGAAACTATACAtatctctttattaattattaggagttttatttcattgtactagaccCATGAGCCTCTTATTGTAAACGAAAAAACAAAGacaaatttactttttttagaCAAGTAAGAGAATTATGTATTATTCctctattttttataaaatcttATATATTCGCCTTCTAACATAGAAAATATACTCTTCTATGAATCCTCCAAAGACCTCGCACACCCCTTGATTCAAATAGGTTTAGGACCTGGAATTTCTTGCAGCATATCATGTGTATGAGGTTTTGACcctatataaaattttacatgtaAGAAAAACAGTTTAGCGCAACGATACACGCAAGTTCGATTCTTATTATGAAACTACCCACatctctttattaattattagaagaTTTACTTCATTGTACTACACCCATGAGTCTTTtattgtaaatgaaaaaacaaagaaaaatttacatttttttagaCAAGTAAGAGAATTGTATattattcttcaatttttgataaaattttatatattcgCCCTCTAACATAGAAAATATACTCTTCTATGAATCCTCCAAAGACTTCGCACACCCCTTGATTCAAATCCTGCAACCTTCCCTATCTATGGGCTCCATTTTTCATTATGGCTTAAACTAATGCTATGTTTGATTGCATATAATGGGCATTCCATTACGGGACAATTACGCACATTATGCCCGCtatgttgttgttgttgttgttgttattttttaaatgaaagcCCGTTATGTTGTTTGTTTCCCTCCATATAGCCGTATAACAATTACGTGCCAGGCTTAGAATATGTAATAGATGATGAATAGCCATGCTTCATTATCAGCTATGTAATAGGAATTCATATAAGTAATAACCACTAAAATTCTCAATTTGCCCTTaatcatttattaaatattcaaATCACGTTACTCCTTTTGCTGCTCCCTCCATTGCCTCCTTCTCTGTTGCGGTCGATCAAACTCCACCTTCGGCTCCTTTGAACACAATTCCCAGCCGGAATCAAGGTCGTGAATCCAAATACAGCCTCAAGTTGGCTGAATTTGGCCTCGCTGAGTTCCTCAAAGACCCACAAACATGTACCAATTGGGCCTCGTGGACCCCAGGGGTGGGTTCGCAAGCCTAGGACGAGCCTGAAGCTAGGGTCTACGAGCCCCCGGAGCCACTAGAttgggaagaagatgaacaatgTTATTATTCGTCTtcttaccttttttttttaaataaaagttttttcaaatattattttatcaacaattttcttaataaataaattttaatatttgttggATGCTtgcatttctttctttgtatAGGGGGGATAATTTCGTATTTTTGTCACAAACCTCTCTATACATTCTCTCAAACCAAATTAAGAATTATaattcctatcttctctattACATCCAATCAAACAAATAAGTTTGtatgtaaatttaattatattacttATCAATTCACATTCCCTACTCATTTCGTTCATTGATAATTTCGTTACAGTGAAACAAATGTTGCATAAGTGCTCTAACTCTTAGGTCGATAACGTACAAAGTGTAGTCAGTGCCTTCATGATGCCATAAACTATTATCTACcctcgtcctccaagcggccAAACCCCAAATAGAAGTCTTAGTCTTAGGAATCTATACAACTACTAATGCATGTGTTCAGTAGACATGAATGCAATGCAATTGAATAGAATGGAATCAATATGGAAAAGAAGGATTATGAACGAACTCtttgaaattcttttaaatattttatttgcaaTTATAATAATCTCATTGGACTTTGTATTTCTGAACCTGTTTTCTTCAGGAAAACCGAGCTGGATATATGTAAGTCGTGCAATGTCATGAAGCTGGCCATCATCAGAGGCCCAATCCTTTGATGTCATTTTTACTTGTCTTGGGCTTCTTTATTAAAGCCCATTCTCCATACAGTCTTTCAGAAGAGAATTAACCATATTCAGACGTTGACATCTCATTTGGAGAAAGTCTGGACTTATATATAACCGTTATATATAACTTTCTCTCTTATTTGAGTCTGGACTTATATATGGAGAGGACCGTAGTTCTTATGGCTTGTTGGTATATTCCatcatttcaaaatttggCAAACGGAAAAGCTCGGAATGCACATACTAAGCGTCACATTCTTTAGTACATTCGGATATCGATCGGGAGAGGCGCTAGTGTACTTTGTACTTGCTCCTCCCAAGCCAGCATTTTCATGCTCTATGAAAGCTAAATATTGATTTTCACAACCAAACGACACAACAAAGGGAACTAAAAAGGGGACACTAATTAGTAATTACAAACCTTAATACATTAACTATGATGAAAACAACCAATGAGATACCCTGTTCTCAATCTTCTTCTCTACTATAGTATCCAGGCTTGGCTTCCATCCCTTCCCCGAGAGCTGCCGGCTCAAATACTCTGGCCTGCCCTCCAATACATCCGCAAAGTCGACCTCCGGCTGCCACCTTCCTTGCCCAACTACTGCCATCAccttctcctccttctctTGGTCCATATTGCCCTTCTTCCTCGAATCAACAGGCACATGAATGTACCTCCCATCTCCTCTGAGCCCTGCGGTGCAAACACGAGCCAGCAACGGGAGGAATCCCCAATAGAGCAAACCAGAGGAGTTCCTCGACCTCAGGGCTGAGCTAGCGATCAGGAGGACCTGCCTGGCTTCCTCGGTCGATAATGAGGCAGGTTTGCCCCGTCTAACAGGGAGCATCAAGTACACTTTGCTCTCATCGAGCCTCTCATCTGCCGGCAACGGCCTTGCCCGTTTCCCACTGACCGCGGACTGGAGCTCCACCACCACTTGTTGGGGGTGGTCCAGCATTAACTCCGCAGCCGTTAGATGCATATTATCAAGTTCTTGGACGGTGCCATCCCAGAAGACGACCTTCCCGGTGCCACGGGAGGGGTTTCTCGACCCGGAATTGCCCATTCGAGATATGCGAAGAGATGAATGAACGTGAGAATTTGAGATAGGAAGAGAAAGATTTGTACTTGGGGTAATATATATGGGGGGGATAGGGACAAGAATAATGTGGGAAGGCGTTAGTTAAACGGCTCCATCTTGTGATGGGTATTAATGGTGGAATtggtaaaaaataataaaacaacgAGGAACATAGGGAGACATGGTCGTTGGCTTGATGTATTCGTTATGCCACAAGTACAAGGCTGCCTCTCTTTCTTTGACTCCGATGTTTAGTCTTATATTACCATACAATCAGCTCCGACAAAGATTTATATTTAAACCATGAAATACTCATTCTCATTTACGTGCACAAAAGGGGTTCGTATTCATTGAAAGAACCTTGTGGCCACTATCAAATTAATGCTCGAACGTAATTAGTTTCAACCAATAAATTGAGTATGTTCATGATTCCATGAAGATACTCATTATCATGCTCCTTATTAGACATGATATAATTAAGATCTAGTCAATCTCGTATTCGTTCACGCTTTGGCCCATATCTCAGTTGAACAAAATATGATCTGTCAATGTTTTATCTAGTTGTTCCCAATTAACAAATTAAGCTCAGTTTTACAATATGTTTTTCATAGAGAATCGCATCCGATTTCACCGGCAGATCAATAGCTCAAGTGGCTGTTGTTACTACAACAACTTCAGATGATAGTACTTCTATAGAAAAACTTTCATGTCAACATGACCTAAGACGCGGTTCACCAGTACCGTGTACTTGAGTCAGCGCACATACCTTTGTCGATTGAGATCGTGTAGGGACAAAATTTAGCTGATCAAGATAGATTTGGAGGTGGGTCCAATCGAGCTCGTTTGTGATATGGTTGAACGGGTCTGCTCAATCGAGAACCTAACAAGGAAAGAGCAAGTCAAGGAACGGTTCAACTGTAACTGTGCTTAACTAATTCTCTATTGCTGGTTTGTTTATAGTGTGACGTGGGCTGGTTATTAAATTGGACGGTCCAACTCCAACCTTACCTCCTTCCATCCGATAGTTCTCGAGTTTATTTATGTTAAACCCATCATTCCTCCAGATGATGGAATGTATACTTCACCGAAGATGAAAAAGATGGAAGGTATATTAATTATAGTGGAACTCCTAACAAGTTGGATTGGTTGCTAATTCAAATGGTCAAAATGGACCTCTTCGTacgtaattaaaataataataaaaagaaccAGCAATAATTACATATTGAAAAAGGTGTTCACTTATATAGTTTTTGTTACTTGGATGGTGTTAATATATTAGGGTGACGTGGTCTCTTCTGTAATTAGaaaagcaaaatatatattaaggtCATGTGTTTACAACAaggagaaataaatatatgttgatcaaaagagagtgtaATACAGTGACATCGGTTCTCGCCCGGTAACCAAGAAATTCTTGGTTCAATATCCAATTAGGATTACCCATGCTTCTTTATTAGaattttagaatttctattttattatactaagtCCACGAGCCtcttttgtaaccgaaaaaaaaagtatatgttGGAAAAGGATCGCTAAGTACCTACGCGCAGCAAATTGTTCTTTCCAATCTTGTGTTATCAAAATAGGATCTGAAAGCAAGCAATTGGGAAGATCGAGAGACAACGAAATTTTTAACGTAGAAAATCCTAATGTGGGAAAAAAATCACGGGACCAACTCTTACTCAACTTCACTATGTTAATTGTGGTTAcactttatatttttcattaaggGCAAGCTCTCGGACCAACTCACAATTCAAGAGAAAATTCTCTTGGATTAACAACCTGAAATTCGTCGGTCAAAAGGGCGGATTATGAACTTAGCCAAGacagaaataaaaattatgaccGTTCAAAATCTAGCCCCAGAAGTTGTGAGATGCTGCCAAAATTTCATTCCATTTGGAGATGATTTGACATTCCGATCGAGTTTTGATCTCTCCCTGCCCATTCTGGTCCGAATTCTGCTCTGTTCTTCTACACATCAGCCACTTATTTGCTGCTGCCTTTCTGTGCCTTTCTCTGCTGGTTTGCTGCTCCCTTGCAGCCTTGTTGGGCTGCTCTACAGCAATTGATTTACTGTTATTGCCCCATTTCTGGATTATATTATTGAGAAAGGGAAACCATATACTGAATCTGGGCCAATTAAATACCCGATTAAAGCCCAATAAAAATTGAGCCCTTCTCTTCCTCCAGATAGAATGAATAAACCCAAAAGTATAAGGGATCGAGTacaatctatatctatatatataaacgcttcgtttttaatgaaattttcttgatttttttattttttaataaaataatttttaaatattttaaaaatatatatatttagattttatgtgaccgttcattattttctcgaatTATTAAACtttctttaaaaaagaatttttaagattttaaattttttaaagatataatAAAGATAAAAACAAATTATAGGTCACTGTACTTCCTAAGCTTTTGATAGGTAAGAGATTCAACATTACTATACGATATGATAAATATAGCTCATATTTTAACATCAATAATAAAGATAATGAATTTGTGAGCATATTTTATAGGTATATGAATCATATTTATCTATAAAACAAATCATAATACATTAGATTTTGTATATGTTATAAATAGAAAGTAATATCCATATGGTCttattcaattttcaaattcagtTCTCAAAGAACATTGCTGCCACACGCGTACTCTCAAAAAGTGCGTCTACCACGAAACGCAAAGGAGAGTTGTTCAATTGTTATTATTTCACATCAAATTCTTTCCTGCAAGCGATTAAATTTATACAAGCAGATGTCgtgttttcaattttttctttcattcatATGGATTTATGAAACTTTTTTCATCTAAAAGACAAGCAAGTGGCTGAAAAATCAGGAAATTGGCTCCATCATTTTCTTCAGATGTGTCCACTAATCGGGGGATTAATTAGTGGAagttattttatctttttgatGTTGAATAACTACAAAGTGAAtctataatttttcctttaacCACTGCTACCTTTGATGGTCCACATGCTCGATCTCatcttataatttatttatttattcaccTTTATATGGAGGGTCAATCTTATCTCGATTGTTActtgttgaggagtaaaatgggataaatctcacatcagaaaagaaaaggagaatccatgggttaatatatggcttgggtaCCACTAGAGGTGTGCACGGGTACTGGCTATAACTGGAACTGGTCGGAACCTACCCATTAGGGTAGGGTCTGgatagctcgtattgaaaatagggtatgGTCTGGGTATCAAAATGAGGAACCGGTGAAATCCAGTTCCGGTTCCTACCTATAGGGTACCCAGAACCGGAACCAGAAtcggtacccggaaccggttataattactaaaaaaataaataaaaaataaaagaggtaAAGTTCGCCTCATTGCCTCAGTCTCAAGCTCTCAGCTCAGGAGTTCGGATTGGGAAGACATACCTAAATCGCCTTCCATCTCAGCGCCTCCGACTCCGATTCTCTAGTCCAGCTCCTCTCTGTCGCTCACCTCTcgtcttcgactctccagtcCAGCTCTTCTCCGTCGCTTGCCTCTTCGTCTCGGACTCTTCTTCCTGCTCTCTTTCTTGGTGACTCCTCTCCGCCGCTCTCGTCTCCAACTGCTCCACTCCGACTCCTCTCCGTCGCTCTCGTCGCCGACTCTCCTTCAAGCTCTCTTTGTCGGTGAGATTCTCCTGTGGACTCTTCTGCTCACCAAATTTGTATAAATCGGCTCTGTAACCTCTGCCAATCTGTACTGTTGGTAACCTAAATCAGCTTTGTACTCCACTACAGGTCTGTAGCTCCTCTCCATCGCTCACCTTTCATCTCCGACTCTCTTTGAAGCTCTTTCCCTGTGAGATTCTGCCTCCTTTGTCGTCTCCAACTCTCTTGTGATGTTAGTTAGGATACTGCCATTAAAACAAATCTGTTGAGCTGGTATGTTAAATAGGATACCGGTGATGTTAGATACCAGATAGGATACTAGATAGCAATCCAATGGTTTCGCTTGCTTTGGTTTCTCCATTACCCTTTCTCATTTCACGGGACTACACAATGGTTGCCCGTGGGTTTCCTCGCTCAGCCTGTCACCCTTTCTCATTTCAAGTGACTTCCCTGGAAAATTGAAGTCTTCAGGCATCAAATAACAACAGCAGTGGGAGATGCAAAACCATGCTGTGATTGATGGGgtagaattgaaaatttgagcATCCTCCTCATTTAAGTGTGCCTATTCTTACTGGCTTTACTAAAGATGGATCTGTTTTATGTTATGTAGCTCTTTCTAAGACTTCAGAGCACAAAGTGGGGAACTCTACTTGCAAGCTGCGGGGATGTAACAGTATGAAACAACTGAGAATAACCAAAATTGACATTCTTTTTACACCTTTTGATAGGAAATCAGCTGCCCAAAATCCCCTCACATTCAATGAAGGGATTTCTATATGATCGGTACTCATTCATATTGATATACattctaataaaatttattcacCTTGATTATTGACATTCAATAGTTTTCTAGATCTGCTTCATTACTTAGAAATTTAATAATCTTATTGAATTTCAGCCTTTAGGCACAAATCTGTTGAGCTGGTATGTTAAATAGGATACTGGATAGCAAACCAATTTATAGTATTGGTATTGTCACTAGTAAACTTCCTCTCGGAGTACAGTTCTTTCTATATGTTTTCTAGAATAGTTAATTAAGCTGGTTGAATTATTaatgacattttttttataaattcagCCACTGTTATGGATGACCTCTTGTAAACCTTTGCATAAGCAACAAAAGTTTCTCATGTATTTCCCATACATAATTGATTTGTGTTCTTCTGCTCTCTCTAATACATGTACATTAGTAtgaattaatctaaatttatgtcgatattatatttgtcgtgattactgattatgggtgggatattttcggttttatttagcgagacaaaaaaatttacaaattccaacagggtacccagaacctgtggtataatacaggttccgggtaggttccggaTTCAGAATTCAACAGCGTAGGGTctggttccaaaatcttggaaccggtCCCTTACAgagtagggtccgggtatcgtgaaaaaaacagagtacccggaaccgatcaccctTAGGTTCCACCACTTattagcttgagcttttaagtggatatgggcccaatgaaaatttaatatggtatcagagcctagatTACGCGTATGCGTGCCTATGCGCGTGTGCGCACCCACATCACGTCAGGCTTAGTATGTCGAGTGCAGCTAATagtgcgcctcatgttaatGTCCCCCCTCGCTCGAGCACAAagatgagcccggctcgaggtcaattgttaaGGGCAGgtatttaagggcacgtgacaacgtgtaggtaGAAgtagaccacacgttgcatgTGAGGGtgggtgttgaggagtaaaatgggataaatcccacatcgaaaaagaaaagaaaaattcatgagttaatatatggcttgggtaACACCATTTattagcttgagcttttaagtggatatgggtcAAAGCCCGaacccaatgaaaatttaatattacttactcagtttttcatttttttagaatttcttttattttataaattttttaaaacatatatatatatatatttatgtgatcGATCGTTATTTTATCGAGTTTTGAGCCTTTTTcataatcaaattttaaaatttttaaaaaatgatagagatttatattttatatatttgttcttcaaaaagtaaatctgatcattttttttagataATATGATATGATGTACTATCTTATTATATTCGCTATGATACACTATAAATGGTGGATGTACTGCACATAAATCGCAACagatttgattttgaaaaatattgctAGCACAATATTTCTTCAATTGTTTGCATGCACGCAGGTTTATTTTAGGTACGTCTATAGTTAGACTTTAAATGCGAGTTCTTCAcccttttactttttcttacaCATAAAGttttgtagaattttaggattTTTCGAATTTCTATATGTGGTTTAAGTGCTCGGTTAAGATATTGTCGACAATAAACATTCATGCTGATTTTTCATGCATAATTTTGACAAAATTGAACTTTTCAAGGCATATATTGAGTTCTTTTTgacataattttttcttatcttatttgtgaaattaaattatcattATTCTTATATGTCTAATAATATGCCATTATTGATTATAAAgtactatttttaaaaattcacataTTTCTTATTGTAAAATTAACGAATAAAAGATTACGTTTAATTTCGTGCAACGCATAGACCCACGACTAGTATATAGATATTTGAGAATATATCAACTTGTTGGCCCGATGTAAATGGCACGCGCGGCCGACTTGGGGCGGGGTTAAGATGGCCTTGTAAGCTCAGGAAAACTTACATgccattttgaaaaaataataataaataaatacaaaagaaaagaacgaCATTATGAATGCAATAGCTGATGTAGGACTAAATTCACAAATTGGTATCCGAAAGATACATTGCTAAAGAATTAGTCCATAAAAGATTTTAAGTTTACAAATTGGTCAGTTACAAATTTTACAAATTGG of the Punica granatum isolate Tunisia-2019 chromosome 6, ASM765513v2, whole genome shotgun sequence genome contains:
- the LOC116211720 gene encoding uncharacterized protein LOC116211720; this encodes MGNSGSRNPSRGTGKVVFWDGTVQELDNMHLTAAELMLDHPQQVVVELQSAVSGKRARPLPADERLDESKVYLMLPVRRGKPASLSTEEARQVLLIASSALRSRNSSGLLYWGFLPLLARVCTAGLRGDGRYIHVPVDSRKKGNMDQEKEEKVMAVVGQGRWQPEVDFADVLEGRPEYLSRQLSGKGWKPSLDTIVEKKIENRVSHWLFSS